DNA from Branchiostoma floridae strain S238N-H82 chromosome 15, Bfl_VNyyK, whole genome shotgun sequence:
ACTTGATGGATCCTTGACAAGCACACAGTATGGCTGTTTATACAACCTGGAATTTCTGGAAGTGCATACCTGGCACTGATGATTGTtcattaaataaaaaaaacaagctatTTGATACTCCTCTCTGTGTACTGTCACCCTCAGCAAGGTTCAAGGACAGACAGGTGACAATATTCAACAATTAGTCCCCAACTCTGCCAAAAAGGAccttttgcatacatgtacatgactttgtatattCCCGAGACCCAAGTGGCATTTGATTTGGCCCTGTGCTTCCACCGACAGTCTGTAAGGGTTCGGGTGTTTCCGCTGTATTACATtaaattttttgtacttttgtattgtTTAATCACATGAAAACTTACAACAAGTTGCAAAAATCTCCTTTCCCCTCCTACTGTTAAACTACAAacataaatatacaaaaatatcaactagtagcaacatttgcaagcaaatgcagcatatttcactcAAAGTTGTAGCAGGatttgtttttgcatttttttgcgaCCAAACACCGGTACCCTTAATGATCCTACTAGGCTATAGTGCAAATGGAGTTGGCTATTAAACTGGGTTGATATAATTTGCTAGGCCCCGCGGTGGTTGCCCCTGTAGCTAGGGATATTTTGGAAGATGTTACATCATCTGGCACTGTCGTCAGGCTCCAATGCTGAGGTCTGGCAACTTGATATTCTCCCTTACTCATAGTGGAATTCCTCCCACCGATTTTTCGCCCCTATCACTTTACCTGTTGGCCTTTGTACATCCACTTCTATCCTGTGACTAGGCTTGGCAGCTTGCTGAATTTTGTCGATCTCTCCCAGCAGGTACCTCACCGTCAGGACTTCATTCTGGTAGGTGCCGGCAACTCTCGGCCCGAACCCGGTGATGGCATCCAGGTGTCGCCGGGCCCTCTCCTCCGAGAACTGGGTCGGGGGAGTCCCGGCATCGGTACGGGCAGGTGGGAGCTGCTTGGCTGCGAGAAAGACGATGAGCAAAACTGCGGTGAAAAACACAGCGATGACCACATAAACCTGCTCGCCTAACGTAGCTTTTGGTTCCGCAGCACCGTGATATTTTGGATCGATGCCGCCGTTGTTCTGCAGGGATGTATACGAGTTGGAATGGGAGCCGGCATTCGCCGGTCCTCTTTGCCTCATGTTGACAGCCATCTTGTATGGACTAGACTGTTAGGCCAGGTGTGTAGGGGAGGACtaaaattttgatgattttttaaacaCTCAATTGATGTTAaagccattttgttttacattattCTTCTTACAAATCAAATATAATGATAAAAATATCTTAGAgatgtattattattactatatgGTCTTAATGATATAAAATACTTTACAATTTGTCCCTAAAAGTGTAATGAAATATTCCGAAAAAGACAGAGAGATGCAATGACAGCAAACTAACGTAGTGGGCACTAAATATTACCAAAATATAGAGAAGACTTACAGATGTATGAAAAAGCTAGtataagatgaaaaaaaattattcatttGTAGTGATATTTTACATCTTAACACATTCTATCCAGAAATAATTTGATTTGTGTGACTTATATCAAAGTTATATGTGCGCTTCCATGCTTTAGTAGACAAGGAGGGCAGCTGTGACGTAACCAAAATCAATATGGCGTTGGTGGAGTCTGCTACGTGGAACCGGAACTGTCTTCAATTTTTACGGAAAATGGCTAAACCAAGGACTTTTTAGCCACGATGTCGTAACTAGAAGAAAACCAAGTACTTCCTGATCTTCCTTAGTGGACGATGTATGGTGGAACGGCAGGATGGGCGACGCCGGGGCTGGAACTCGGCGTCTTTGTGTGCGTCATTTTCCTACTAGCTGTTCAAGTGGACAAAGCGGCCGGTGTGCAAGTCATGACTTCCAAGGAGAAACTGGAGGCCAAGAAACAAGTTTTAGAAATGTTCGACCACGCCTACAGTTCCTACCTGACTTACGCCTACCCTGCGGACGAGCTGATGCCGCTCAGCTGCAAGGGACGGGTGCGGGGTGTCGACCCAAGCCGCGGGGATGTGGACGACATTCTGGGAGGTTACTCTTTGACCCTTATAGACACACTAGACACACTCGCTGTACTAGGACATTTAGATAAGTTTGAAGACGCCGTTAAGATGATAATCTTGCAAGTCAGCCTGGACAACGACGTCGTTGTGTCGGTGTTTGAGACCAATATTCGAGTTCTAGGGGGACTTCTTGGAGGGCATGTTGTGGCCAGTCTTCTCAGGGACCAAGGTGAGCGTATGCAGTGGTATCGGGACGAACTGCTTACACTAGCGAAGGATTGCGGCTATCGACTGCTTCCTGCCTTCAACACTACCACGGGCATGCCGTACCCTCGCGTGAACCTACGCCACGGGATCGTCAAGGGACGGTCTCGCACAGGTACGGAGACGGACACCTGCACGGCTTGTGCTGGCACCATGATTCTGGAATTCGCTGCCCTTTCTCGCTTGACGGGCGACCCAATTTTTGAAGATAAGGCCCGCAAGGCCATGCAGTTCTTGTGGGAGCGCCGACAACGGTCCAGTGACCTGGTAGGAACCGTTATCAACATTCACACAGGAGACTGGGTCCGTCGGGAATCCGGGGTGGGGGCGGGGATAGACTCCTACTACGAGTACCTGTTCAAGGCCTACATGTTACTGGGGGACGCGGCATTCCTGGAGAGATTCAACACACACTACGCTGCTGTAATGCGATACATTAGCCAAGGCCCATTGCTGCTGGATGTGCACATGCACAAGCCAAACGTCGTCTCGCGGAACTTCATGGACTCCCTCCTGGCATTCTGGCCAGGCCTGCAAGTCCTGACGGGCGACATCAAACCCGCCATCGAGACACACGAGATGCTGTACCAAGTCTTACAGAGGCACAGTTTCCTACCCGAAGCATTCACCACTGACTTTAAAGTACACTGGCCACAACATCCTCTCAGACCAGAGCTCGTAGAAAGTACGTACTTCCTATACAAAGCAACAAACGATCCTTACTACCTCGGGGTGGGAAGGACCATCATGGAGAACATCCAGCGCCATGCTCGGGTTCCCTGTGGGTTTGCAGGCTTGAAAGATGTAAGGACAGGAAGTCACGAGGACAGAATGGATTCCTACTTCCTTGCAGAAACATTCAAATACCTGTACCTGCTCTTCACAGAGGAGGAAGACCTGTGGTTGGATCTTGACGATTACGTGTTTACGACCGAAGCACACTTGCTTCCCCTCCGGCTCGCAACCTCGTTTGTGAACACCTCGCAGAGCGACTCTCCGACCGTTACCGTGACAACTTTTCCCACCGCGTCCGACCGCAAGTACCAACAGTCGTGTCCCAATGTCAACTACCTCTTCCCCGGGCACAAGACATATGCGAAGACTATACgacatccactgaaagactttgtaGAGCAACGATGCCCCCAGCCGACCTCTGCAAGACCAAGGGAGAAGATACAAGCGAGCAGGAAACCGGCTCTGCGGGCTCGTGATTTTATCGCTGATAATCCGGAGCACATCCAGGCCTTGCGTAAGATGGGGATACGACTGGTTACAATGCAGGATGGTCGCGTGCAACTCCTCCACACGTCCACACAGGCCTTCTCCCCAGATGACGCGGAGGAAGGCATGCGCTTCATGCAGGAGATGATCGAGTTGTCCAAAACGCAGGGGGAGAGCGATCTACAGCCACGCGTCGTACAGCTCACATCTCCGCCTTTCTTGGGCAGCGTAGTGCTGACAGCAGGACCGGCACAGTTCGGACCAGACTTGGTCGGCACCCCGGGCGTTTCCGGCACCGTCGTGATCGGAGAATCCATCAAAGGGTGCACTGACCTGACAAACGCAGCTCAAGTTCGCGACAAGATTGTCCTCATGGAGCGGGGCAGCTGCATGTTTATCGAGAAGGCACGCCGGGCGCAGGATGCAGGCGCGGCCGCGGCCATCGTGATCGACAACACCCAGGGCACGAGCAGCGACACCGCACCTGTTTTTGCCATGTCAGGGGATGGCGTGAAAGACGTATACATCCCAAGTGTCTTCTTGTTTCAAAAGGAAGGCAACCTTCTGCTGGAAGCCATCAGAGACCATGGCACGGTAGAAGTCCTACTTGTGGACAAGGCTCAACCCCCAGAGAAAATCATTCGCAAACATGCAGAGGAGGAAGAAGCGAGACTCCAAGAGATGGACATCAATGTCGAACTGAAGGTCAAAGATGAACTATGATTTAGGACTTGTAAACAGTGTCATCTAATGTCACAATCAGTGCAATGAGTGCTAATGATTCAGGCAGTGCAAAACACAGTATATCCTTGTTTGTGGTGGTAAATATTTGGTGAGAACTAGTGCAACATTTCTTCCATTAATTGGTACAAATTCTTCAGGTATGATTAGAAATCAGTGTTGGAAACATGTTAGAAATGATAATCACATGTGTGGTGTCTTTCCTGATACAGTATTCTTTCTCAAGAAGTAGAGGAATTACTGCTGTTTATTTAGAGCGAAATGAAAATGCAATGACAACTCtacttttgacatttttgtggcACAAGAATTCTGTGTATATTTTCCCATAATGAGGCAAAATGACTCAGTCCAATGGTTCCCCACATGTTCTAAAATTTTCATAACAGTATAGCTAAAGAACAAGTCAGGGTGTATTTAATTTCATCAAGTATCATTCGGGTTAGATGATAcattgtactactactagtatgcaGTAATGTTAATGATACATACAAGACTTGAAATTGACAGGATGGATTTAAGTCTTACCAAGCTTATCTTTTATTGCGATAATTTGAAGACACAAAAAAAAGACCAGTGAAACATCCTCAACATTTCACTGCCATAGAATTTCTCTATTGACCCAGATATGTGATATTATTGTAATTAGTGCACAGACTACAGAAgttcaaaatttcttttgttggaATTGAAATCCAGTGAGTTTGGTTAGTAAAGATACTGTTTGTCAGAAATTAATATTCACCCATCCCTTTTATTAAATAGTTTGTGCTGTCATTTGTATATTTACTTTTTCCTGAAATGAAAAGTATTCAGACAGTATAATTCGTACACAGTCAATGATTCAGGATATGTAGAAATGTTGTGTCATAAAAAGATTGTGAAGAATTGAAAATGTTGTGAAGAGGGAATGCTTTGTGTTTTACCACTATTTCTGAGGTATAGTTTCCATAGTTGAAACAGATTTATGTATAAATACTGTTATACCTGTATGTTGGGGCCCATAGTCAGTAAAGGAACATTgtcatatataattataattccctaacttttgtttttgtcatatcACAGTCATGCATATAATTGTAAAATGCAATAGCGGTTGGATGTCAAGTTGAAGTTACAGTGATACAAATGTTGACAActacatgttgaaaataccagtaaCACAGTACTTGTATATACTATATGAATAAAAGGTACAAAATTTCCAGTACTTGTCACatctatttccttcagttttcAAACAGACCAAAATCAACATACTGTAAGTTCTGCAATTGCTTAATGACAAAACGAATACAGATAGTTCTAAACATTAAAATGTCTTACATATAGCACTATTCCTGATAAGAAAGAAGGCATggttatacaatgtatagtaaTAAAGGTTATGTAAGGCTCTGACCTAGCTACCCTGCGGTCAATGACCTTTGACCAAAATGCTGTAACACTCCGTAGCGAACTCAGCGAAGCATGACTACTAGCAATCAGTATTGAATAAATGCAAGGCAAGTATTTGATGAAGCAGATTTTGATGGACGAAGTAATAAAATGTTTGTAGtgaggccacactgacttaattttatggatggcatacGCCGGAGACCCCAAAGCTAATGCGGAAGAGTGGGGAAAAATCCGGCAAGAAATGCTGCTCAACCACAGGACTAAAGATTCGGTCCATtatttcccaggcttggttcgAATTCACCTCTAGCAAGACTGTAAGAGGcaatcgtcgccat
Protein-coding regions in this window:
- the LOC118431300 gene encoding ER degradation-enhancing alpha-mannosidase-like protein 3; this translates as MYGGTAGWATPGLELGVFVCVIFLLAVQVDKAAGVQVMTSKEKLEAKKQVLEMFDHAYSSYLTYAYPADELMPLSCKGRVRGVDPSRGDVDDILGGYSLTLIDTLDTLAVLGHLDKFEDAVKMIILQVSLDNDVVVSVFETNIRVLGGLLGGHVVASLLRDQGERMQWYRDELLTLAKDCGYRLLPAFNTTTGMPYPRVNLRHGIVKGRSRTGTETDTCTACAGTMILEFAALSRLTGDPIFEDKARKAMQFLWERRQRSSDLVGTVINIHTGDWVRRESGVGAGIDSYYEYLFKAYMLLGDAAFLERFNTHYAAVMRYISQGPLLLDVHMHKPNVVSRNFMDSLLAFWPGLQVLTGDIKPAIETHEMLYQVLQRHSFLPEAFTTDFKVHWPQHPLRPELVESTYFLYKATNDPYYLGVGRTIMENIQRHARVPCGFAGLKDVRTGSHEDRMDSYFLAETFKYLYLLFTEEEDLWLDLDDYVFTTEAHLLPLRLATSFVNTSQSDSPTVTVTTFPTASDRKYQQSCPNVNYLFPGHKTYAKTIRHPLKDFVEQRCPQPTSARPREKIQASRKPALRARDFIADNPEHIQALRKMGIRLVTMQDGRVQLLHTSTQAFSPDDAEEGMRFMQEMIELSKTQGESDLQPRVVQLTSPPFLGSVVLTAGPAQFGPDLVGTPGVSGTVVIGESIKGCTDLTNAAQVRDKIVLMERGSCMFIEKARRAQDAGAAAAIVIDNTQGTSSDTAPVFAMSGDGVKDVYIPSVFLFQKEGNLLLEAIRDHGTVEVLLVDKAQPPEKIIRKHAEEEEARLQEMDINVELKVKDEL